A stretch of DNA from Phycisphaerae bacterium:
GGCGCTGGCTTTGACGATCTATGCCCGGATACTGGCGTGCGATTTGTTCATCCACGGCATCGGCGGGGCGAAGTACGATCAGATCGCGGATGAGATTATCCACCGATTCTTTGGTATCGAGCCGCCCGCCTACGCCTGCGTTTCGGCGACGATGCGATTGCCGCTGCGGCGTCACGCGGTGACCCGCGACGACGAGCGGGCGTGTCGCCGCCGACTGCGCGACCTGCGCTACAACCCTCAGCGGTACCTGGATGGGGGGCCCTATGCGCCCATGCTCGACACATTGACAAGGGAACGTGAACAGGCCATCGCGCTTCAGGATCGTTTGCGTGCGGAGTCTCCGACGGACCATGCCGCACGGCGGGCGGCGTTCCTGGCGATCCGGAGGGCGAACAAGACTCTGTCGTCGGCGGTGGGGGACTTGCCTCACGAGTTTCAGAAAGAGGCCGCCAGCGTATCGGCCGCTCTTTCTGAGAATCGGATCGCGGAGCATCGGGAGTGGTTTATGGGTCTCTTTCCAACGGCTCGGCTGGTCGAATTGCAGGACAGCATCGTCGGGAGCCTGTCTTGAATATCGGATCTGTTGTGTCTGAAATCGACCATCTGCCCGTCATGGCGGATGAGATCGTCGCCGCGCTGGTTCGGCCGGAAGTAGAAGTTTTCGTGGATGCCACTCTGGGCCTGGGGGGGCATACTCGGCGGGTTTTGGAGTTGTCGCCCCGAATTCGCGTCATTGGGCTCGACGTCGATCCGGTCAACCTCGCTGCGGCAGAGAATTCCCTGGCCGAGTTTGCTGCTCGCATTACGCTGCAGAGGGCCAATTTCGCGGAATTGGAGGAGGTCCTCCATGCACTTGGAACCCCCCACGTGGGGGGGATTCTTGCGGACCTGGGGGTTAGTAGCAATCAAATCGCCGGCCCCGCCAAGGGACTCAGCTTCGATGTGGACGGTCCGTTGGATATGCGGCTGGATGATCGGCTGAGGACGACCGCGGCGGACCTCGTCAACGGGCTTTCCGAGGGTGAATTGGCCGATTTACTTTACTTTCAGAGCCAGGAATCGGGAAGCCGAAGAATCTCTAAGCGGATCTGCCAGGCCCGCCGGCACGGGCGCATCCAAAGTACGGTCCAACTTGCGCGGCTGGTGGCGTCGGCCCTCGGCCAGGACCCGGACGCGCGCCGCGGCCGCATCCACCCGGCGACCCGCACGTTCATGGCCCTGCGTATGGCGGTCAATCAGGAGTTGGATTCGCTGCGTCAGTTTCTGGCGCAGGCGCCCGGCGTCCTGCAACCGGGCGGGCGGTTGGCGGTGATCAGCTTCCACAGTGGAGAGGACCGGATCGTGAAGGAGGACTTCCGCCGCAGGGCGAACGAGGGCGTTTATCAGTTGTTGACGAAGAAGCCCATGACCGCAAGGGCTGACGAGAAGGAACGGAACCCGCGAAGCCGCTCGGCGAAGCTGCGGGTGGTTGAAAAGCGCCGGGACACTTGAGGACGATTTTTTTTCTGCTATCCTGTAGCAGCCGCACGCACACGGAGGTGCATCTATGACCAAGGAAACCAAGATCGGTCTGCTGGTCGGTCTCGCATTCATCATCCTTTTTGCCATTATCCTCTCGGAGAAAGGCACGCCGCAGCGAAGCACGGCTTCGTTCACCGTGGCCGACGGTTCCAAGCCCGCGTCACCTCTCGGGGGATCGGAACAACCGCTCGGCAGCGCGGGCCGGCTGCAGGTGACCTCTCAGCTCCCGCCGATTGTTCAGCCGAAGCCGCAACAGGTCACGATCGCGCCGCCCTCTGCCCCGGTCGCGATGAGTGAAGAGCTTGTCACCCAAGCGGCGCCGAAGAAGGATGAGTCGATCGCGCCGCTTCCCGAGGCCGTCGTAAAGGCCCTGAATAGCATTCCCATCAAGGACGAATCACGCGGGAAGTCCGATGGCGGGGCGTTGGAACCCCAATCCGCGCCGAAGTCCGTTATCACCACGCCATCGCTTGCGTCCGCGGAAAAGGCGAATGCAGAACCGGCGATCACGCCGCCTGCGTCCACCACCGAGATGGCCTCCGTAGCGCCGACTTCGCCACCGGCCCCCAAGCCCACGCCGGAAAAGCCTCCGGTGATCCGAACGGTCCACACCGTTCAGTCCGGCGAGAGTCTCGGCAAGATCGCAGCGAAGTATTACGGGCGCTCGACTCCCGCGCGGATAGAGGCGATCTTCAAAGCGAATCGCGATCGGTTGAAGGCCACCCACCAGGTCAAGGCCGAGCAAAAGCTGGACATCCCCGATCTCGGTGAGGCGAACTCCGCGTTCGAGCCCGTTACGGTATTTTCGATGTCGGATTTCAGCGCGGTGAAGGCGCCGCCGTCGACGTCGGACGCGATCCGCATTCCTATTCCCATTCGAGAGTCGGCGGCCACGGCCGGACCGGGCCTCCGAAAGCTCGACACGCAGGCTCCCACTATCCAAACCGCCTCGGTGACGACCGCATCGAAAAAGAACAAGTCGGCGGATGCGTCGTATCAGTGGTACGAAGTCCGGCCGAAGGACACGCTTAGCAGAATCGCCCGAAAAATGCTCGGCAGCGAAAAGCACACGAGCGAACTATTCAAGCTGAACAAGGACCGCATGGCGAACAAGAACAGCCTGAAACCCGGAATGAAGCTGCGAATCCCCGTGAAATCGGCGGCGATGCTCGAACCGCAAACGGCGGTCTCGTCGAGCGGGTTTGAAGGTGCCGATTAGCTGACGCCGGCCACGGGCCGAGAGGATGTCGAGATGACCGTCTCGCGCTCATTGTATGTGCTGCTGATGATGGTGGTCCTCGGGGTAGGGATCGTGGGGATTCGCGGTGAGTCCGCCAAGGCCGCGAACCGGGTGCAGCGGTTGCACCTGCGTCAGATCGATTTGGAACAATCGCTGTGGACCCACGAAATGGAATTGGCCACGCTGCGCGGACCGAACGCGATTCGCCGGCGAACCAGTGAACTCGGCCTGGATTTAATGCCGCCGATGGCCGAACCGCCCGGCGTCAAGCCGTCGTCTAACAAGCCGGATGATGGGGACAGCGGACCCGTCATCGCTGATTGAGTCGTCCGCTGATCGCGCCCCTATGCGGACGCGGGAATGGATGCCTTGCGGTCGCGCCGTTCAAATCTCGCCGGCCAAGCGTTGATCGCGCTGGTCCTCGTCGCCTTGGTCGGCCTGGCGGGCCGCTTGGTCTATATCAACTCTTATCAGGGCTCGGCACTGCTGGCCCGGGCAGAACGTCAGCAGCGTTCGACCATACCTCTCAAGCATCGGCGCGGCCTGATCGTGGATTGCTGCGGCCGCCTTATCTCCGGGACGATGCTCCAGAAGAGCGTCTTTGCCGATCCGAAGGTGATCCCCGACAAGGCGATTGCGGCACAAAAGGTCTCTGAAATCCTCGGCATCCCCGCGGAGGAGATCGCTCCGGACCTGCTTTCGGCGGAAGAGGAGCGGTTCTTCGTCATTCGTCGCGGGGTGTCGGAGGACCAGGCCCGCCGAATCAGCGAGGAGGGGCTTTATGGCCTGGGCGTCTTTGACGAGCCGTATCGCACCTATCCGATGAACTCGCTGGCGGCCGCCCTGATTGGCTTCGTCGCGCCCGACGGCCACGGCGTCAGCGGTCTTGAACATCAGTGCAACGCGTGGCTGACCGGCTCCAATGGCATCAAATCGATTATTCGCGATGCGCGGCGCAAGGCTTTTTGGCTGGCGGAGGGAGGATACCGACCGCCGCGCGACGGTTTCCATCTGATCCTGACCATCGATGCCGAAATACAGGCGACGGTGGAGCGGGAGCTGGCCGTTTCCGTGGAGAAATACCACGCGGAAAGCGGTGTGGCGATTGTGATGCATCCCAAGACCGGCGCGATCCTGGCGATGGCCAACGTTCCGGGCTTCGACCCCAATCGCTACAGCGATTACGGGGCCAATCGGTATCGCAATCGGGCCATCACGGACCCGTTTGAGCCGGGCAGCACGTTTAAGCCGTTTATCGCCGCGGCGGCGCTGGCGGAAAAGGTGGTGCGTCTGGGCGAAGGATTTGATTGCGAGAATGGCGCGTGGACGGACGGCGTTCGCACGCTGCACGATCACCACCCCTACGGACTGCTCAGTTTTGAAGATGTCGTCATCAAGTCCAGCAACGTCGGGATGGCCAAGATCGGGAAGCGTCTCGGCAACAAGAAACTCTACGATTATGTCAAAGCTTTTGGGTTTGGCCGCAAGACCGGCATCGATCTGGAGGGAGAGGACCCGGGCATTCTGCAATCGTTCAATCGCTGGGGACCGTTCTCGACGACGAGTATTCCGATCGGCCAGGAGATCGGCGCGACGCCGTTGCAGATGGCGAGGGCGTTCTGTGCCTTTGCCAACGGCGGGCTTTTGGTGCAGCCCTACGTCGTCCGGGCGGTGGTGACGCCGGACGGGCGGCTGGTGAGCGACTTTTCCAATCCGCCGTCGGAAGGCCGGGCCCTGCCGGAAGCCGTAGCCAACACGATGAGGGACCGGATTCTCTGCGGCGTCGTGGAACAGGGTACGGGCAGCAAATCCCGGCTGGCCCATTACCAGGTATTCGGCAAGACCGGGACGGCGCAGATCGCCCGCAAGGGTGGCGGCGGTTACGAGCCGGACGCCTATGTCGGATCGTTTGTCGCCGCCGCGCCGGCCGCCGATCCGCAACTGGTGGTTTTCGTGGGCATCTCCCGCCCCAAGAAGAGCATTGGCTATTACGGCGGCACGGTCGCCGCGCCGGTCGTGAAGGAAATCTTGACGCACGCGTTGGCGTATTTGCAGATTCCGCCCGACCGGGCGGATGCACCGACGCCGACGATTACGGCGCTGGGAGAGGATCACGATTAGGGATGGCGAGGCCGGGCCAGGGGAGCATAAGATGCTCCGACTCGAGTCGGTGGTCCGTGGACGGATCGCCCCGCGGAATGGACTTCGCTTCGGGAGGGGCGACGGATCGATGATCCAGCTCTCGACATTAATTGAGAAATCCATTGGAGCGTGCGAGCTGCCGCGCGATACCGGTTCGCTGGTTGTGACCGGCGTGTGTGAAGATTCGCGCCACGTCAGTGCGGGAAGCGTTTTTGTCGCCGTCGCCGGCGCGAAGGCCGACGGCGCGGCGTTTGTCCAGGACGCGCTTAGCCGAGGGGCGATTGCGATCGTGGCCGCCCGCGAGGCAAGGGTAGAGGCATCCTGCCCCGTGATTCGCGTCGCTGATCCGCGCGAGGCGCTCGCGAGTCTGGCCGCGGTCTATCACGGTCTGAGCGCCGACGGGGGCCTTTGCACTATCGGTGTAACGGGGACGAACGGCAAAAGCACTGTCACGTACATGATCCGGTCGCTGCTCCGTACGGCGGGTTTCCGGCCGGCGCTATTGGGGACGATTGAATACGATCTGGTTGGCCGGCGTGTGACGTCGAGTTTGACGACGCCGGATGCCGTGACGCTGACGAAGCATCTAGTCGAAGCGAAGCAGGCTGGCGCATCCCATGCCGTGATGGAGGTGTCGTCGCACAGCCTTCAGCAGCGCCGCGTGGACGGTATAAACTTTGGCGTCGCGGTCTTCACCAACCTGACGCAGGACCATCTCGATTATCACGGCACCCTGGAGGAATACCGGGTCGCCAAGCGGCGTCTTTTCGATCGCCTGTCGCCCGACACAACTGCAATTATCAATGCGGACGATCCCGTCGGCGGGAGCATGGTGGAGAATTGCCGCGCCCGTGTGATCCGCTTCGGCATCGATCAGCCGGCGGAGGTACGCGGGAAGGTGCTGGGTGAGGATCGTCGGGGCGGGCGATTCCTCCTGCACTACCGCGATGAAGCGGTCGAAGTCCGCACGCCGTTGGTCGGCCGCCACAATATCAGCAATGCGCTGGCCGCCGCGTCCGTTGGATTGGCGCTCGGGCTGGATTTACAGGCGATTCGCGGCGGGATCGAATCGCTCGACCGCGTGCCGGGGCGGCTGGAGCGAGTGGATACTGCGGAATTGGGTTTCGACATCTTCGTGGATTACGCACACACGGACGACGCTTTGCGAAATGTCCTCCGCTCGCTGCGACCGCTGACGGGCGGGCGGCTGTGGTGTGTGTTCGGATGCGGTGGGGATCGGGACCGCTTAAAGCGACCGTTGATGGCGCGGGCCGTCGCCGAGGGGGCCGATGCGTTCGTGATTACCAGCGACAATCCGCGGACCGAAGATCCTTACAGGATTCTGGCCGACATCGAGCGGGGACTATCGGCAGAGGCCCAGGGGCGCGGCGTGACGATCCCGGACCGCGCCAGGGCCATCCAGCACGCCATCGACGAATTGAACGAGGGCGACACGCTGGTCATCGCGGGCAAGGGGCACGAAGATTATCAGATTCTGGCCACGGGGAAGATTCACTTTGACGATGGCGAGGTTGCCCGCGCGGCGCTCGCGCGGAGGGGGGCTCCGGCATGCGCCCGCTAACGCTCATGGAGATGGCCGCCGCGATGGGCGGCCGGATCGTCGGCGATGTCACGATTCCCGGCGTCACGAACGTCTGCACCGACTCCCGCGCCGTCACGCCGGGCGCGCTCTTCTTCGCTCTCAAGGGAGAGAATCACGACGGTCATGCGTTCGTCAATGATGTACTGGATCAGGGGGCCACGGCCGCCGTCGTTACGGAAATTACTAGCGTCGCCGCCAAGCATCACGTCAGCGGCCGGCTCGTTCATGTCCCCGACACGTCGGCGGCGCTGGGGCGTCTGGCGGCATGGTATCGGCGGCAGTTCGCCGCCCAGGTGATCGCCGTCGTGGGTAGCAACGGCAAGACCACGACGAAGGACATGATTTCCGCCGTGCTCGGCGCGAAGCGGCGCGGCCGCGCCGCCAAGGCGAGTTTCAATAATTCCATCGGCGTGCCGCTGACGCTTCTCACGGTGGAGCCGGCCGATGAGTTCGTTGTTGTTGAGATCGGGACGAACCATCCCGGCGAGATCGTCGCCCTGGGGCGGATCGCCCAGCCCGACATGGTGGTCATTACCAGCATCGGCGAGGAGCACCTCGAATTCTTCGGCGATGTGGAGACGGTCGCCAGCGAGGAGTTTTCGATTCTCACGTGTCTTCGCGGGCGGGCGTTTGTCGTCCTCAGCAAACAGGCCGCGCAGTTCGCGCCGGACGAGCCGACGTTGCCCTACACCAAACTCACGTACGGCCTAGAGCCGGACGCCGATCTGCGGGCGTCGGATATCACCCCGACCGGCGAAGGGCAGCGCTTCAAGGTGAACGGGCGGACGGAATACGTCATGCCGGTCCTGGGGCGGCATAATGTCATCAACGCGCTCGCCGCCGTCGCCATCGGCGCGCGGTTTCGCATGGCGCCGGAAGATATCGCGGCGGGGCTGCGGAGCGTGCGATTGCCGCCGATGCGCATGCAGCGGGTGGAATTCGGCGACGTGAGCGTCATAAACGAC
This window harbors:
- the rsmH gene encoding 16S rRNA (cytosine(1402)-N(4))-methyltransferase RsmH, whose amino-acid sequence is MNIGSVVSEIDHLPVMADEIVAALVRPEVEVFVDATLGLGGHTRRVLELSPRIRVIGLDVDPVNLAAAENSLAEFAARITLQRANFAELEEVLHALGTPHVGGILADLGVSSNQIAGPAKGLSFDVDGPLDMRLDDRLRTTAADLVNGLSEGELADLLYFQSQESGSRRISKRICQARRHGRIQSTVQLARLVASALGQDPDARRGRIHPATRTFMALRMAVNQELDSLRQFLAQAPGVLQPGGRLAVISFHSGEDRIVKEDFRRRANEGVYQLLTKKPMTARADEKERNPRSRSAKLRVVEKRRDT
- a CDS encoding LysM peptidoglycan-binding domain-containing protein → MTKETKIGLLVGLAFIILFAIILSEKGTPQRSTASFTVADGSKPASPLGGSEQPLGSAGRLQVTSQLPPIVQPKPQQVTIAPPSAPVAMSEELVTQAAPKKDESIAPLPEAVVKALNSIPIKDESRGKSDGGALEPQSAPKSVITTPSLASAEKANAEPAITPPASTTEMASVAPTSPPAPKPTPEKPPVIRTVHTVQSGESLGKIAAKYYGRSTPARIEAIFKANRDRLKATHQVKAEQKLDIPDLGEANSAFEPVTVFSMSDFSAVKAPPSTSDAIRIPIPIRESAATAGPGLRKLDTQAPTIQTASVTTASKKNKSADASYQWYEVRPKDTLSRIARKMLGSEKHTSELFKLNKDRMANKNSLKPGMKLRIPVKSAAMLEPQTAVSSSGFEGAD
- the murF gene encoding UDP-N-acetylmuramoyl-tripeptide--D-alanyl-D-alanine ligase, translating into MRPLTLMEMAAAMGGRIVGDVTIPGVTNVCTDSRAVTPGALFFALKGENHDGHAFVNDVLDQGATAAVVTEITSVAAKHHVSGRLVHVPDTSAALGRLAAWYRRQFAAQVIAVVGSNGKTTTKDMISAVLGAKRRGRAAKASFNNSIGVPLTLLTVEPADEFVVVEIGTNHPGEIVALGRIAQPDMVVITSIGEEHLEFFGDVETVASEEFSILTCLRGRAFVVLSKQAAQFAPDEPTLPYTKLTYGLEPDADLRASDITPTGEGQRFKVNGRTEYVMPVLGRHNVINALAAVAIGARFRMAPEDIAAGLRSVRLPPMRMQRVEFGDVSVINDAYNANPSSMAVALEVLDRLDEPRRKVLILGDMRELGERSKGCHQELGRLAGRSTAQLIVAVGAYSRSVADAAVSIASTTKRIYSYPTVEHAAEKIPSLVRPGDIVLLKASRAIRLERLLEPIGQVGAKTPIPV
- a CDS encoding UDP-N-acetylmuramoyl-L-alanyl-D-glutamate--2,6-diaminopimelate ligase, with translation MLRLESVVRGRIAPRNGLRFGRGDGSMIQLSTLIEKSIGACELPRDTGSLVVTGVCEDSRHVSAGSVFVAVAGAKADGAAFVQDALSRGAIAIVAAREARVEASCPVIRVADPREALASLAAVYHGLSADGGLCTIGVTGTNGKSTVTYMIRSLLRTAGFRPALLGTIEYDLVGRRVTSSLTTPDAVTLTKHLVEAKQAGASHAVMEVSSHSLQQRRVDGINFGVAVFTNLTQDHLDYHGTLEEYRVAKRRLFDRLSPDTTAIINADDPVGGSMVENCRARVIRFGIDQPAEVRGKVLGEDRRGGRFLLHYRDEAVEVRTPLVGRHNISNALAAASVGLALGLDLQAIRGGIESLDRVPGRLERVDTAELGFDIFVDYAHTDDALRNVLRSLRPLTGGRLWCVFGCGGDRDRLKRPLMARAVAEGADAFVITSDNPRTEDPYRILADIERGLSAEAQGRGVTIPDRARAIQHAIDELNEGDTLVIAGKGHEDYQILATGKIHFDDGEVARAALARRGAPACAR
- a CDS encoding penicillin-binding protein 2: MDALRSRRSNLAGQALIALVLVALVGLAGRLVYINSYQGSALLARAERQQRSTIPLKHRRGLIVDCCGRLISGTMLQKSVFADPKVIPDKAIAAQKVSEILGIPAEEIAPDLLSAEEERFFVIRRGVSEDQARRISEEGLYGLGVFDEPYRTYPMNSLAAALIGFVAPDGHGVSGLEHQCNAWLTGSNGIKSIIRDARRKAFWLAEGGYRPPRDGFHLILTIDAEIQATVERELAVSVEKYHAESGVAIVMHPKTGAILAMANVPGFDPNRYSDYGANRYRNRAITDPFEPGSTFKPFIAAAALAEKVVRLGEGFDCENGAWTDGVRTLHDHHPYGLLSFEDVVIKSSNVGMAKIGKRLGNKKLYDYVKAFGFGRKTGIDLEGEDPGILQSFNRWGPFSTTSIPIGQEIGATPLQMARAFCAFANGGLLVQPYVVRAVVTPDGRLVSDFSNPPSEGRALPEAVANTMRDRILCGVVEQGTGSKSRLAHYQVFGKTGTAQIARKGGGGYEPDAYVGSFVAAAPAADPQLVVFVGISRPKKSIGYYGGTVAAPVVKEILTHALAYLQIPPDRADAPTPTITALGEDHD